In the genome of Pseudanabaena mucicola str. Chao 1806, the window GACCAGAGGAACCACCATCATCAGCAACCGTGACGATCGCTGTGATATTAGCGCTATATTGCTTGAGTCCTCGCAATAAGTTGGACATTCCCGTCCCCCCTCCAACGGTGACAATTTTGGGCCCACGATTGAGTTTGCGGTGAGAAACTAGTAACTCTAATAACTCCTTATCTTGATTGGGCATCAAAACTTGAGTAATTGAACCAAGAGCCCTTTTTTGTCCTAACCAGAGCAAGCCAAGACCAACTACTAGGGCGATCGGTCCGCTGACATTACGGGGCAAGATCGCCACAAGAGTATCAATCGTTGTACCGATCAAACGGGAGATAAATAAAATGGGTGTTAATCTTGCGGAAATGGCAATTCCTAGAACGATCAAGACTATACCGATAATGCTAACTAAAAGCCATCTTTTGACTAATAGTCCTGGTAAAAACCACTGAAATCCCCGCAGCCACTTTCTCTGTTTTGTAGCTGGACGATATCGACTTGCTGGTTTTTTTTTGACGGACTTCATCTAGGCTCCTGTTTTTAATATCCCGAAGTACCCTGTTCTAACAACCTGTAATGTGTACTAGCACTTCACGGGTATGCCCCAAATTGCGATGCTCCCATACAAAAATTCCTTGCCAAGTACCGAGGGCAAGTCTACCATTAGTGATTGGAATTGTTTCTGATGTTTTGGTCAGGGCGCTGCGAATATGGGATGGCATGTCATCTACGCCTTCGGAAATATGGCGATATTGACTAGCGTCTTCGGGGATAAGTTTGCTAAAAAATGTTTCTAAATCTGCTAACACATCGGGGTCAGCATTTTCTTGAATAATCAAACTTGCCGATGTGTGTCGCAAAAAAACATTACATAAACCCATTTTTATACCTGATTGCAAGAGAATGGCTTCTACTTGACGGGTGATATTGTGCAGTTTTTTACCATTGGTACGGATAGCAATATTCTGCTGCACAATATTTAATGTTTGTTGTTGATTGGCGATCATAAATTGTCTCTATTTTCAAGGATTGAAGGCAATTCTCTCTTCTGGAAAGAACCTTATTTAGTATCTAAAAATGCACTAACTATGGACAATGCTACCACTGGGGCGGTGGTGGCGGACAAGACCCGATCGCCCAGAGATACAGGTATAAATCCCGAAGCAATCGCCATATCTTCTTCTCTAGCAGTCCAGCCTCCCTCGCAACCCGTTGCAATGATGATTTGAAAAATTTGAGCTAGATGATCTGCCACTGGTAAACGCTCATAGGCATCTTGTAAGCTAGACAGTAAATGGGTAGCATCAGGATGGGTCACACAAATATATTTCAGAATTTGTGCAGATGTGGGTGGGTGATCGCCCAGCCATGCCTTGAAGGATTGCGGCTTGTTAATTTTAGGTACATAGGTACGCAATGAAAGCTCGGAAGCTTCTTCGGCGATGCGTTGCCAGCGATCGCGTTTTTGATTACCGATTTCCGTACCTGATTTGATCACTGTGCGATCGCTAAATAATGGCACGATTTGACGTACACCTAATTCCGTCGCTTGACGAATTATTGACTCGATATTGCTACCCTTGGGCATGGCAACACCAAGAGTGATCTGCGTATCTAATTCGGAATTATTTACTAATTTGTCAATGATTTGGGCATGATCCGCATCAATAGACAACTTTGTTAGCCACCAATTACCTTGGCGATCAAGGGCAATAAATTCTGCACCGATATCTAATCGCAAGACATTATGTAGATAATGTCTTTGCTCCGAAGTTAAGGCGATCGCGCAATTAATTTCTAAAACTGTTTCAGTTTGGTGTTCCTGTAATGTCACCCTTTGCAATCTGCGTTTTTTAGTTTGAGAGATGGGTTGAGGCAATAACACGAGACAGATCCAAAATAATTATCAAAAAGCACTTAGCGTATTTTGATAATTATTTTGGACTAAATAGCCAGCCTTTTTTCCAAAAATAAAATAATAGACTTCCAGAAATAGCAAATATTGCTAACCAAAATAGGGGATAACCAAATGGCATTTTTAGCTCAGGTAAATTTCCTGGTACGCTGGTATCAAAATTCATACCATATACCCCAGCAAGAAATGTGAGGGGAATAAACACTGTAGAAATCACCGTTAAAAACCGCATGATCTCATTGGTGCTATTGCTTAATGATGAGAGATAAATATCCATCAAGTTGGCGGCGAGTTCTCGATAGGTTTCCACCATGTCGATTACCTGTACGGTGTGGTCATAACAGTCACGCAGAAACACCCTTACTTCGCTGTCAATTAACGGACTTTCCTCACGAATTAAAGAATTAATGGCATCGCGCTGTGGCCAAATGGCTCGTCGCAGTAGTAATAATTCACGTTTGATTTTATGGATTTTATCTAAGGTCTGACGAGTGGGCTTTTCTACCACTTCATCTTGGAGATCTTCGAGGCGCTCACCGTAGTCCTCTAACACGGGGAAAAATCCATCAACGATCGCGTCGATCAGTGCATAGGCAAGATAGTCTGCTCTTTGCGATCGGATCACACCACGATTGCGGTGAACCCGTTGACGCACTGGTTCAAATACATCATTTTCAGGTTCCTCCTGCACTGTAAGTACATAGTTCTTACCTAAAATCAAACTTACCTGCTCGTCATAAAAACCCCTTCCATCTTCACGACTTGTCACCATATGTAAGATGATTAGTTCTTGATCCTCAAAGCTCTCAACTTTAGGTCTTTGGGGAATATTAACAATATCTTCGAGTACTAGCTCATGGAGGCTAAACACTTTGCCAAGACGTTTTAAAATATCTTCAGATCCTAAACCTTGGACATCCATCCATGAGACAGAATGGCTATCGAGGTAAGGGATGCATTCTTCAGGAGTTGACAACTGGATACCGATCGCTTCATCAGGATTGTAATCAATCAAGAAAATATTGGGGACGCTGGCATCTTCATCAATGATTAATGTCCCTGGTGGACTCCCTGGTTCGGGTTCATTAAAGTCATAAACTTCTAATTCTTCATCACTGTCTAAATCGTCTTCAATGAAACTAGGCTTAAATCTAGCTGGATTGTGAAGCATAGAGGCATAATTCGTGAAATACAATTGCCAGTGTGCCATATTGTTACAGCTAGTTTGTCAGGGAAATTGCTTTTAAGTAGCTATGCATAAATAACCCTCAAGCCCCAGAAGCGTGGGTTGACCGCTAAGCGGGCGACCCACACTTCTTTTTTTGGGGTTTAATTATGCCGAGCTACTTACCAAAAGCCAACTTACTAAGATCACAGTATTTTTTATGAAACTATTGAAATCCTCCACTTCTTTCCCACAATTTAATAAATTGCCTTTCGGAGTACTTACCTCTTTTGCTTTGCTCGGTACTAATTTGATGAGATTTGCAGACCATGCGATCGCAGGACCTTTGCCCGACAGAATTTTATGGGGGAATCCGACTTGTGATGTCAGTACTGCAGAAATTTTGCGTAAACATGAATTACGAAAAGCAGCTTTGATCAATACTAAGGATCAAAAATCGCAGACCCAATATCGAGAAATCATTCAAAAACATAAATCGGCTCTCCAAGCTTGTCGCGATCGCACAGCACCGCAAACCCAAGCCACTTGGATCAGGCTCTATCCTAACGATGTTAAGACAGGGGTGCTAGAGGATGTCTTTGATAAGATTGCTAATCGGGGCTATAACCAAGTTTTTGTGGAAGTCTTTTATGATGGGCGTGTCCTGCTACCTGTTGCCAATAACCCAACACCTTGGAAATCAGTCATGGAGGAAGCTGTCAAGTCAGGAGAAGTACCTGCGGACTATGATCTGTGGAAACAGTCAATTGCGATCGGTAAAGAACGGGGCATCAAGGTTTATGGTTGGTCGTTCGCGATGAATTTTGGCTATGGCTATAGTGAAGTCAAAGGGCGATCGGGGGCATTTGCCATCAATGGTAATGGCGAAAACAGTATTGCCAAAACTAATTTTGATCGCAAGCAAGTTGCAGATGGCAAAGCTTTTTATGAAGATGCTTATGAAGCCGATCATCTATTTATCGACCCTTATAGTCGGACAGCCAAAGATGATTTACTAACAGCAGTTAAAGCGCTCATGCAACGTCAACCTGATGGTATGGTATTTGATTACGTGCGCTATCCGACTAATATCACGGGCGAATTAATCGATAATGTCAAACAGCTGTGGATTTACGGCAAATCATCACGGACAGCATTACTCAATAGTATTGATAATCGCAATGTGCGCGAGTTGATGGCGCTTTATCTAAAAAATGGTAATCTCACGGCAAATGATGTTGTGGAAACCGAGAAGCAATTGGCTAATACCGCTAGAGTCAAGCCCACAAGTATTAAAAATCCTAGGGAAACAGCCGCGATCGCCGAAAGTTTACTGTGGAATATTGCCACAAATCATGCCTATCAAGGGGTGATTAATTTTGTCACCACAATTTCGGCTCCCCTTAGACAAAATAATCTGCCCATTGGTACGGTATTCTTTCCCAACGGCAATCGCACAGAATTAGGTAGATATGAAGCAAGAATGCAGCCATGGGATCGCTTTCCGCAATATATGGAACGCCATCCCATGACCTATGCCCTCTGTAATGATGGGAGTTGTGTCGCTGAGCAAGTTTCTGATGTAGTGCGTCAATCATCACCTGAAACCTTAGTCTGCCCAGTTTTAGCGGGAACTTGGGGTCAGAGTTTTGATGGACACCCTAGCTTTGAGAAGCAGATGCAAGCAATTCGTGCTAAAGAACCCCAGATTAATTGCTTCAGTCATTTTGTCTATTCATGGATGGAACCTGAAAGCGATCGCCTCCGTAAAGCAGGTAAGGCAACAGGTTTAGAAGCAGCAACTATTCCCAATTAAAATCAGAGAGCCACACAAAGTGCGGCTCTCTGATTTATTTGAGTTCTGATAAAACTTTGCGAGTTTGGGCTAAACCATCGATATTACCCTGTTGGTTAAATAACCTCTCAGCAGTTTCGAGGTTTTTGCGAGCTTCAGTTACCCTTTGCTGTGTAACGAGTAATTTACCCAAAGCCAGATAAGTCTCGGCTTCCTCAGGCTCTGCTTCAATAATTTCACGATAGGCGACGATCGCTCCTGATAGAGAACCTTGTTGAATATACAGGTTGGCAATCTCTCGTTGCAAGTCGATTAAATTATTAGGAGAGATATTCTTGGCAGTGGCGGCTCTCCGCAGAGAGGTAATCGCATCAGCATAATTACCTTGACTTTGTAAAACTCTTGCGATCGCTAGATTGGCTTGTGGATGACGCGGATTAACTTCTAAGGCAAGTTTGTATTTGGCAAGCGCATTTTCGTTTTGATTTTGCTCTGCAAAGAGACCACCAAGGGCTACTAATACATCTGCATCAAAAGGGGCAATTTTATCAGCTTGGCTATAGATGGCTACCGCACCTTCGCGATCACCTGATAGCTTCAACACATAGCCCAAATTGAGATAGCTTTTGACATCATTAGGAGAAGCGGCAATTGCTTGACGATAGATCTTGGCAGCTTCAGCGTAGTTTTTTTGTTGAGTCAACAAAAAGCCGATACTGTTATAGGCATCAATATTTTGGCGATCTAGGGAGATGGCTCGCCGATAGGCATTGATGGCATTGGGATAGTCCTTAATCCTGACATAGACAAAACCTAGGGCGTTAAAAGCCTTAGCATTAGTATTATCTAACCGCGTTGCCCTCTCTAAAGCTGAGATTGCTCCTGAATAATTATTTTGTTGGGTGAGTAGGAAGCCAAGACTTGTCAGAATTTTAGAATTTTTCGGCTCTAACCGTGCAGCTTGTTGATAGGCTGCGATCGCCCCAGAAATGTCATTTCTTTGCCAAAGTTGTCGCCCCTGCTTGATCCATTCTACCGCATCTTTTTGGGCTTGAGCATAGACATTGTTATTAATTGGTATAGCGATCACACCTGTGATCGTCATTATTAAGGCGAAATGAGAAATTCTATATGTAAAAGTTTTAGTGTGACTAAACACGGAACTAAACAAGGGCATAAGCTTTTGAATTATATAAATGAATTGTGATAGTTAGGTGACTCATCTTGACTATCAAATTCCTATTGAATTTGGATTAACCTCTTCCATATTAACAATCTCAACGGAGTTTGGGGCATTACGTGCATCCTTAAAATCAGTGCCTTCAATACTTTTGAGAGATGATAAATAGGTTCCTGTCAAATCTGCCCCAATTAACTTAGCATTGGCTAGATTTACCCAATTGAGTTTGGCATTCGTCAGATTTGCGCGACTGAGATCTGCGCCTGCGAGATTTGCACCTGTGAGATTTGCACGACTAAGATCAGCACCTGTGAGATTTGCTCCACGTAGATCAGCACCATTTAAGTAAGCACCTGTCAAAAAGGCATTCGCAAAGTTGGCTCGACATAAACGTGATCGCGTCAGATTCGCACTAGTCAGGAAAGCATTAGTAAAA includes:
- a CDS encoding secondary thiamine-phosphate synthase enzyme YjbQ is translated as MIANQQQTLNIVQQNIAIRTNGKKLHNITRQVEAILLQSGIKMGLCNVFLRHTSASLIIQENADPDVLADLETFFSKLIPEDASQYRHISEGVDDMPSHIRSALTKTSETIPITNGRLALGTWQGIFVWEHRNLGHTREVLVHITGC
- a CDS encoding RsmE family RNA methyltransferase, encoding MLLPQPISQTKKRRLQRVTLQEHQTETVLEINCAIALTSEQRHYLHNVLRLDIGAEFIALDRQGNWWLTKLSIDADHAQIIDKLVNNSELDTQITLGVAMPKGSNIESIIRQATELGVRQIVPLFSDRTVIKSGTEIGNQKRDRWQRIAEEASELSLRTYVPKINKPQSFKAWLGDHPPTSAQILKYICVTHPDATHLLSSLQDAYERLPVADHLAQIFQIIIATGCEGGWTAREEDMAIASGFIPVSLGDRVLSATTAPVVALSIVSAFLDTK
- the corA gene encoding magnesium/cobalt transporter CorA, with product MLHNPARFKPSFIEDDLDSDEELEVYDFNEPEPGSPPGTLIIDEDASVPNIFLIDYNPDEAIGIQLSTPEECIPYLDSHSVSWMDVQGLGSEDILKRLGKVFSLHELVLEDIVNIPQRPKVESFEDQELIILHMVTSREDGRGFYDEQVSLILGKNYVLTVQEEPENDVFEPVRQRVHRNRGVIRSQRADYLAYALIDAIVDGFFPVLEDYGERLEDLQDEVVEKPTRQTLDKIHKIKRELLLLRRAIWPQRDAINSLIREESPLIDSEVRVFLRDCYDHTVQVIDMVETYRELAANLMDIYLSSLSNSTNEIMRFLTVISTVFIPLTFLAGVYGMNFDTSVPGNLPELKMPFGYPLFWLAIFAISGSLLFYFWKKGWLFSPK
- a CDS encoding tetratricopeptide repeat protein, with amino-acid sequence MTITGVIAIPINNNVYAQAQKDAVEWIKQGRQLWQRNDISGAIAAYQQAARLEPKNSKILTSLGFLLTQQNNYSGAISALERATRLDNTNAKAFNALGFVYVRIKDYPNAINAYRRAISLDRQNIDAYNSIGFLLTQQKNYAEAAKIYRQAIAASPNDVKSYLNLGYVLKLSGDREGAVAIYSQADKIAPFDADVLVALGGLFAEQNQNENALAKYKLALEVNPRHPQANLAIARVLQSQGNYADAITSLRRAATAKNISPNNLIDLQREIANLYIQQGSLSGAIVAYREIIEAEPEEAETYLALGKLLVTQQRVTEARKNLETAERLFNQQGNIDGLAQTRKVLSELK
- a CDS encoding pentapeptide repeat-containing protein, with the protein product MNAKELLESYAQGDRDFSKRSLTGLILTGANLSGANFIESDLEEITLDIANLEDAELNLANLIRANLSGSILIQANLNGTILEQASLIGANLSEAFLIEADLSDAVLLEANFTNAFLTSANLTRSRLCRANFANAFLTGAYLNGADLRGANLTGADLSRANLTGANLAGADLSRANLTNAKLNWVNLANAKLIGADLTGTYLSSLKSIEGTDFKDARNAPNSVEIVNMEEVNPNSIGI